Part of the Paenibacillus terrae HPL-003 genome is shown below.
CTGGCTCGTCTCAGTGGCTTCCTCTGTGCTTACATTTTGTTGTTTTTCTTCTTGGAACACTTGTTCTTCCTTCAAAATGTTTCACCTCCTTCAAGTCATAACTACCATTACATTCATATTTGTACATTCAAACTTGTTTGCTGCACTTCATTTCAAGTTGCTGTTACTTACTTTGCAAAAACACGCAGCAATGCACCCGCGCAGGATACATACCGTATCCCGGCGCGGAACATGTAGAACCGCAACATGTGCAGTCTTATTCTATTTAAACCGCTGCGTAAGCATTGCGGTCAAATCCTTAGACAGGATGCCCAAAATATTGATAACTCTCGCATACTCCATCCGTGTTGGACCCAGTATACCTATTGTGCCCAACGCTTCGCCATCTACCGCATATGTCGCGGTGATCAGACTGCAATTTGCAAACGCCTCATGGTCATTTTCGGTACCGATGCGGACTTGAATTTCGGGCGCTCCGGCGACAGGCGTCATCAGCTTAAGCAGCGTTGGTGTTTCCTCCAGCAGATCGAGAATATGTTTGACCTTTTCAACGTCCTTAAATTCAGGCTGATTTAGCATGTTCGTCGCACCGCTCAAATACAAGCGCTGATCCGATTCATTATCCAATGCTTTATCCAGCACCTTCATAGCATCCTCAAAATGGGACACGTGCTTCTCCATTTCCTGACCCAACGCGGTGTAAAGACGTGATTTCAGCTGATAAATCGGCACGCCGACCAGCTTGCTGTTCAGCAAGTTCACAACCTTCTCCATCTCGGAAATCGAAATTCCCGGCGGAATATCCACCGTCTTGTTCTCCACCTGACCGGTATTGGTCACGATAATCGCTACAGCCGTCGTTTCGTTGAGCGGCAATAGCTGAAAATGACGCAATGAAGTATGAAAAACCTCCGGCCCAAGCAGGATGGAAGTATAATTGGTCATATGGGACAAAATACCAGATGCATGCTGGATTACTTGTTCCATTGCATTCAGCTTTTCGGCGTAAAAGGCTTTTAATTCTCGCGTTTCCATAGGCTTCAGCGTATCCAGTGGTACCAAATGGTCTACATAATAACGGTAGCCTTTGTGAGACGGGATGCGTCCCGCAGAAGTATGGGGTTGCTCCAGATAGCCCTGATCCTCCAAATCCGACATTTCATTACGAATCGTGGCGGGGCTAAATCCGACATCCTGCCTTTTGGATATGCTGCGGGAACCCACTGGCTCAGCCGAACGAATGTAGTCATCAATAATCGCATTCAAAATGAGTCTCTGACGTTCGGTTAACAAGCGAATCCCCCCTTTTGTTTATCCATAATAGCATGATTGTTGAATGGAATCATTAGCACTCGTTCGCGATGAGTGCTAACCGATAATACAAAAATACCAAACCGACCTGATCATTGTCAAGTCAGATCAGTATTTTCAATGCCATGATTTCATCACAATGGTTTTGCTGGCTAAAGTGAATACAGTCAGTCCATACCTTTTAAACATTATTTTCAATTATATAGGCTGAACTTTAAAGTTTCTTATTGTGCCACTGCGCAGTCGGATGGTGCTTCCCATCGCCACCGTCCCCAGATTTCTTAAATTAAGTTTATAATCAGGATAGAAATCCGGGGACAAAAGCGACCGCTGCGCTTGTACAGCACCATTCCGCCTACTCCGTTTTATGTTCATTTTTCAAATTCAACTTATAAAGCTCTAAAATATATCAATTCAAAAGTAATTATCAATATTACTTGCGTTGAAATAACCTAATTTCAATTTATTAACTATTTGGTCTTCCGTTAAATTATTTATAATAATTTCTCTTTCGAGATTCTCCAGCCAAGCAATTTTCATGCGTTTCATAAAAATAGTCAACAAAAATTGAAGTAGTATTACAATAATGACCATAACTAAACCATCAAAAATTTGTTTCCACAATATATTATTAAAATTGTAATTTATACAAATATAACTTGTTAGCAAAAAAGTCATTATGAGTTTAAGCAAATTACTAAACAAAAGCCTGATAATAAATATCAACAGCTTTCCATGAAGCTCATGGGCTTCAATTCTTTTTTCAGAATTCACATTGGTAGATTGGTACTCTTCAAATTCCCCTTTCCTATGCGGATCAATTATAAGCATTCAAGTAGGTACTGTTTCAAATAAATACCGTATACAATATAGAATAAAATATAGAATAAACAAAAAATTTTTCGAGTGAAATAGAAAATATGCATTTGATCCTAAAAATGATATTAGCATAATTAGCTGATATCTCCACAAAATTCTTAATCCTTTTATATCAATTGAACTGGTTGGGGAACCATACTTCTTTATTTTCCCTTGCCTATAATAGCTGTTAAAAAAGTCGAAAAGCGTAATTGCTGTATTACCGAATAGTACATACCCAATTAAAACAGTCTTCCAATTTTTTTGAATAGCTGCGATATCTGGATATATCCAATAAGCAAGACCCATAACTGCCAAAAGCAAAGTCCAATTAGTAATACCACTTGAAATAATTTTTTGCCGTTCTCTGTCCTGCAGTCTATTAACATAATCAAGCCAGTCTTTTTGTAATTTCATTCTTTCCATTGATGTTAAGTCCTTCATTTTAAATTAACAACAAAAAATAACACTTATTTTATGGCTTTGAATGCCTATAAATAAGAGCTATTATGATGCCGACAACCCCATAAGGAGTCTGGATGGTGTACCTACCAAACTCAGTCCGCCTCATCAATTCATTTGGCAGTTTCCCGAAGCATTTAAGAATGGAGCAAACGATTGTAGTCCTTATAACTGAGACGAACGGTTAGCCTATACCCGGCAATAAAAACGAACTGACCTGATCATTCTCAGGTCAGTTCAGCATTTTCAACACCGCAATTTCATCACAATTGTTTTGCTTACTACAGTTAATGCAATCCGTCCATACCTTTTCAGGGAAAATCTCTTTGTTTACCACATCAAACCCGTTTTTTATAAAAAAGGAGACCTCGTAGGTCAAAGCCATAATTTTGGGGATACGCTGCCGCCGTGCTTCTATAATAAGGCCCTCTACGAGCTTGGAGCCGATGCCCATGCCTTTATGTCCTTCAGAAATACCAAGTGAGCGAATCTCTACCAAATCATCACCCAGTTTGCATAAAGAACCACAGCCGACGACTTCGCCGTCCACTTCTGCCACAATAAACAGCTCCAGTTGGCGCATAAGCACTTCCCTTGAACGTGGGAGCATAATTCCCCGCTCCGCATAGCCGCTAATCATTTGGTATAAAGGCTCCACATCCTCAGGAACCGCACTTCTGCACAATACATCTTTACACACTGAAGCCATCTTGCTCTCCTCCTGCCGCTTGCCGCATATAATGAATAAATATACAACATCACGCATAGAATCGCAATACTTCATTTACCCTGCCGTGACAGAATTGTGCTATAAAATGAGTGTCCCCGCTTATGGTGTGCAAACGTACCGTTTGAAGCTACCACTTATGAATTTACTGTAATGGAACCGATGAACTCCGCAAATACATCATTTCCGAACAAAATACCACGTTCGCTCAAACGATAACCGTCCTCGACCGGTTCGATCAATCCCGCATTCAGCATTTTTCCGAGTGGAGCCGTAAACGTATCCTCGAGTGACTGACCGAATTGAGCCTCAAAGCGGGACTTCGAGACACCTTCCAGCATTCTCAAACCGACCATGAGAAAATCCTCCATCGCTTCGGCCGCTGGCACCTCAAAGCTATCCAGACGCGGCAGTCCGTTACGGGTAGCCTCCACATAAGGATTAATGCCCTTAATGTTCATATGGCGCTCTCTGCCAACATATCCGTGCGCCCCAGCGCCGAGGCCATAATAGTCCTCATTCCGCCAGTAGGTCATATTGTGCTTGCTTCCCAAACCTGGTTTCGCAAAATTGCTGATCTCGTACTGCTCATAGCCCGCCTCTTTCATGCGACGCATCAGGAGCAAATACATTTCCAGTTCGTCATCCTCATGTGGAAGAGGAAGCTGATTTTTCTGGTACAATGTGTGGAATAGCGTGTTCTCTTCAACCTTCAAGCTATAGATGGAGTAATGAGGAAGCCCCAGCTCCAGTGCCCGGCTGACGCTTTCATGCAGCATTTCTACGGTCTGATTCGGTAAACCGAACATCAGGTCAATCGACAGATTGTCCAATCCGACCTTGCGTGCATTTTCCAGACTACGATAAACGTCATCTGTATTATGAATACGACCAATGCCCGTAAGCAATTCGTTTTGAAAAGCCTGTACGCCGAAGCTGAGCCGGTTCACGCCGCCTTCTTTCATTACAGTGAGTTTTTCAAAATCAGTTGTGCCCGGATTGGCTTCCATGGAAAACTCAATATCTTCCGACCAATTGGGGAAGTAGGTACGAACGCTTTTCAGGAAATATTCCATTTCCTTCGGATTCAGCGTTGTTGGTGTTCCGCCCCCGACAAAAATGGTTTTAATCTCACCCGGCGGGTGAAGGCGAACCGTATGCTCCATCTCCCGTTCCAGTGCATACAGGTATTCCATAACAGGCTGATCCTTAAGCACGTAAGAGTTAAAGTCACAGTAAAAGCATTTATTCGTGCAAAAAGGTATATGCAGATAAACCGCTTGAGGCGCGGATGAATGTTCATGTTTGTGTATGGATGCGGTCATACCGATCCTCCTTGTTAGGTGTGGTGTGGTGATTGGAAAAAATGGCGGGGGAGGGGGAGGTCGCTCCGTGGATGGATCATTCTTCCGATCGCTGTTACCCCCGGATTTTTTCATTGAAAAATAACCTTAAAAGGTTAAAATTCGGGGGTAAAGGCGAACGCTAACGCTTCTTCAGAACGATTCCATCCACTCCGCTGCTGCCCACCGTCAATCGGCCATTTTTTATAGTGTAGGTGTTGCAATTAGCTTGCTCAAATAAAGAACGTCCATTCTCCATGCACGGCAAAATGGCCACATGAAAGAATGGACGAATACCGCTTGGGAACAAGCGGGCCGCAGTATCTTGGGGTACATTACAGAGTGTGTACCTAAGTTACTACGGGGTCATACTCTTGTTGCTTATTCGTATTCAATTCATACTCACGTTCTGTGATGTATCAAATTGAATACGGTGCTGCTGTTTCAAGCAGCTTTACTCATCTATTTTCAGTACCGCCATAAATGCTTCCTGTGGTACTTCTACGTTACCCACTTGCTTCATCCGCTTCTTGCCCTCTTTTTGCTTTTCAAGCAGCTTCCGTTTACGGGAAATATCGCCGCCGTAGCATTTGGCCAAGACGTTTTTACGCATAGCCTTAACGGTTTCACGCGCTACAACCTTCGTTCCGACAGATGCCTGGATTGGCACCTCGAACATTTGGCGTGGGATCAGCTCACGCAGCTTCTCGCAAATGATACGTCCGCGATGGTAAGCTCGATCTCTGTGAACGATGAACGACAACGCATCGACCTGTTCGCCATTCAACAGAATATCCATTTTTACCAGGTTGGACTGGCGATAGCCTGAAATCTCGTAGTCGAAGGAGGCGTAGCCCTTGGTGCTGGATTTAAGCTGGTCAAAGAAATCGTACACGATTTCGGACAGCGGAATCTGGTACGTAATCGTTACCCGTGTCGTATCCAGATACTCCATATTCACATACTCGCCGCGCTTGGTCTGGCAAAGCTCCATAACCGTACCTACGTAATCATTAGGCACGATAATGCCTGCTCTTACGTATGGCTCCTCCACATGATCAATTCGTCCGATTTCCGGGTAATTTGACGGGTTATCGATCTGGATCGTTTCGCCATTCGTCAGCTTAATGCGGTAAATAACGCTCGGCGCTGTCGTAATCAGCGGGATGTTAAATTCGCGTTCAATCCGTTCCTGAATAACGTCCATATGAAGCAGACCAAGGAACCCGCAACGGAACCCGAAGCCCAACGCGCTTGATGTTTCCGGCTCAAAGCTGAGCGAAGCATCATTCAGTTGTAGCTTTTCGAGTGCCTCGCGCAGATCGTTATACTCGGAAGTTTCGATCGGATACAGTCCGCAATATACCATCGGATTAATTTTCCGATAGCCTGGCATCGGTTCTGGCGTTGAATTTTTGGCATCCGTCACCGTATCCCCGACACGCGTATCACCCACATGCTTGATACCGGCAACGATAAAACCAACATCACCGATATTCAGCTCGTCCACGATGCTCATACGTGGCATGAAGGCTCCTACCTCGATAACCTCAAACGTTTTATCGGTCGCCATCATTTTAATTTTGGAACCTGCCTTGATGCTGCCATCCACGACACGGACGTATACGATAACGCCTTTATATGGATCATAATGCGAATCGAAAATAAGCGCCTTCAGCGGATTATTCGGATTCCCTTGCGGAGCAGGTACGCTTCTGACCACCTGTTCCAAAATTTCCTTGATACCGATTCCAGCTTTGGCCGATGCGTGCACAGTCTCGCTCGTATCCAAGCCGATAACATCCTCGATTTCCTGCTTCACCCGTTCAGGATCGGCACTTGGCAAATCAATTTTGTTAAGCACCGGCAGAATCTCCAAATTGTTGTCCAACGCCAAATATACGTTAGCCAATGTCTGCGCTTCAATACCCTGTGCAGCATCTACAACCAGCAGGGCACCTTCGCAGGCCGCCAAACTGCGGGAAACCTCATACGTAAAATCAACGTGTCCCGGTGTATCAATCAGATTCAAAATGTACTCTTCGCCGTCATCGGCCTTATAAGTGAGTCGCACTGCCTGGAGCTTGATTGTAATCCCGCGCTCCCGTTCCAGATCCATCTGATCAAGCACTTGCTCCTGCATTTCACGGGATGTGAGTGCACCGGTGTATTCCAAAATCCGGTCAGCCAGCGTGGATTTACCGTGGTCTATATGTGCAATGATACTAAAGTTCCGAATTTTACGTTGTCTTGCCAAAATGTCAGTCATGCCTTACCCCCACACAATGCCTAGTGTCAATCAGCTTATTATAGCAGTTGTACAGGGGGTCAGCAATATTTCTATTCCGTCACTCCGTCAAAAACAGACACAACCCAGCGAATACCCTGTCTTGACAGGTTTTGCAGCAGTCCGGCCGTTTTGTCTGCCATGGTATCCACCGAGGTTTGCTCTGCCTTGACCGCCAACAGTTCACGGGGTGTCTCCAGGCCCTGTGAATTGGCATCCGGTGCAGCTGAAAACCATTGGCGGTTCTCGCCCGTAGTTTGGGCCTTACTTCGTTCTGTTGCATTAGCTTCGCTCGCAACAGCTCCCGTTCCCGACTCCATTACGACGTTGCCATTTCCGTTATACGTGCGGGTATAAGTACGAACATCCGCTGCCGGCGTGTCTTCTATAACCGTCTGCTCATATCCGACTTTCTGCTGAATTCTGTTTTGAACCGGCTCCCCAGCCCACTCCGGTCCGTATACAGAGCGCAAGCCAGAGCCTGCCAGCTGCATTCCAAGCAGAACTCCCGCCCCCATCAGAAGTACAAATCCAAGCGCTTTTTTACGAAAATGTCCGGACATTGCAGTTCCTCCTTTACTCCGCCTCAATTAATTGCCACCGTTGCTCTTTTTCGTATCGGATACGTTAGTACCCGCTTTCTGTGCTTTCTGATCCTCCCAGTACACCTCACCGATCATATTCGCCAGAACGTCAGAGGTACGTTTCAATTCCTCCTCGGTATTATCAATCCCGCCAATTTCGATCAAAATGCTATGGGAGGACAAGCTCTGATTGTACTCACCGTTGTTGCCTTTACCGCCATCCTTCCCCCATATCCCACGGGAAACGCCGTGATACGACTTTTCCAGCTTTTCATGAATACGAGCGGCGAAAGCTTCATTTTTGCGCCAGTTTTTGTTGTCATGGCCGATAATAAAATACACCTTGGCATAAGAAAGTCCGTTTATCGTTGCTGTCGTTTTGCCGTGACGTTGAGAATCTCTGTGGATATCAAGCAGATAGGTTAAGCTTTTATTTCCAGCCAATGCTTCCTTGACCGTTTCACGCGAATATTTATAGGAATAATTCCAATTGTAGTTTTGAACGGTTTTGGCATAGTCCTTGTTCACATGCAAAGTAGATATCCCTTGCTTCTCCAATCTCTTTTTTACAAAATCCCCTACTCTCGACACATTGGCTGATTTAGAGCCAGAATTGGGATTGGAGCT
Proteins encoded:
- the hrcA gene encoding heat-inducible transcriptional repressor HrcA; the encoded protein is MLTERQRLILNAIIDDYIRSAEPVGSRSISKRQDVGFSPATIRNEMSDLEDQGYLEQPHTSAGRIPSHKGYRYYVDHLVPLDTLKPMETRELKAFYAEKLNAMEQVIQHASGILSHMTNYTSILLGPEVFHTSLRHFQLLPLNETTAVAIIVTNTGQVENKTVDIPPGISISEMEKVVNLLNSKLVGVPIYQLKSRLYTALGQEMEKHVSHFEDAMKVLDKALDNESDQRLYLSGATNMLNQPEFKDVEKVKHILDLLEETPTLLKLMTPVAGAPEIQVRIGTENDHEAFANCSLITATYAVDGEALGTIGILGPTRMEYARVINILGILSKDLTAMLTQRFK
- a CDS encoding N-acetyltransferase produces the protein MASVCKDVLCRSAVPEDVEPLYQMISGYAERGIMLPRSREVLMRQLELFIVAEVDGEVVGCGSLCKLGDDLVEIRSLGISEGHKGMGIGSKLVEGLIIEARRQRIPKIMALTYEVSFFIKNGFDVVNKEIFPEKVWTDCINCSKQNNCDEIAVLKMLN
- the hemW gene encoding radical SAM family heme chaperone HemW: MTASIHKHEHSSAPQAVYLHIPFCTNKCFYCDFNSYVLKDQPVMEYLYALEREMEHTVRLHPPGEIKTIFVGGGTPTTLNPKEMEYFLKSVRTYFPNWSEDIEFSMEANPGTTDFEKLTVMKEGGVNRLSFGVQAFQNELLTGIGRIHNTDDVYRSLENARKVGLDNLSIDLMFGLPNQTVEMLHESVSRALELGLPHYSIYSLKVEENTLFHTLYQKNQLPLPHEDDELEMYLLLMRRMKEAGYEQYEISNFAKPGLGSKHNMTYWRNEDYYGLGAGAHGYVGRERHMNIKGINPYVEATRNGLPRLDSFEVPAAEAMEDFLMVGLRMLEGVSKSRFEAQFGQSLEDTFTAPLGKMLNAGLIEPVEDGYRLSERGILFGNDVFAEFIGSITVNS
- the lepA gene encoding translation elongation factor 4: MTDILARQRKIRNFSIIAHIDHGKSTLADRILEYTGALTSREMQEQVLDQMDLERERGITIKLQAVRLTYKADDGEEYILNLIDTPGHVDFTYEVSRSLAACEGALLVVDAAQGIEAQTLANVYLALDNNLEILPVLNKIDLPSADPERVKQEIEDVIGLDTSETVHASAKAGIGIKEILEQVVRSVPAPQGNPNNPLKALIFDSHYDPYKGVIVYVRVVDGSIKAGSKIKMMATDKTFEVIEVGAFMPRMSIVDELNIGDVGFIVAGIKHVGDTRVGDTVTDAKNSTPEPMPGYRKINPMVYCGLYPIETSEYNDLREALEKLQLNDASLSFEPETSSALGFGFRCGFLGLLHMDVIQERIEREFNIPLITTAPSVIYRIKLTNGETIQIDNPSNYPEIGRIDHVEEPYVRAGIIVPNDYVGTVMELCQTKRGEYVNMEYLDTTRVTITYQIPLSEIVYDFFDQLKSSTKGYASFDYEISGYRQSNLVKMDILLNGEQVDALSFIVHRDRAYHRGRIICEKLRELIPRQMFEVPIQASVGTKVVARETVKAMRKNVLAKCYGGDISRKRKLLEKQKEGKKRMKQVGNVEVPQEAFMAVLKIDE